In Salisediminibacterium beveridgei, one DNA window encodes the following:
- a CDS encoding Glu/Leu/Phe/Val family dehydrogenase, translating into MTVTDTQAMIQRIMDQLYEDETILPQESGDTRKRLFESGKEILTTTDKVIKSYIRVTRDDRSIERVPAYRIQHNNIAGFYKGGIRYNEVVNEQEVENLAVLMTLKNALHDLPYGGAKGGVVISPDRYSDRELYMIAKKYVQRFVPDIGPTHDIPAPDMGTNDQTMDWMVGEYKTIKPGENYLGAFTGKSVENGGAKGRRESTGKGTYRSYLWLLDTWTRRTNRTSVKEGVHQKQYDTLKSLLDKNDSGSAITVAVQGFGNVGSVAAEMADQCDRLNHRVVAVSDQYVTLFHEDGLDVQALARYQIKRRHLPVTEAELQEADIKATIRDRNDLVYLDVDVLILAAIEDVVNENNVDQVPAKVFVEGANAPIDSVADTILHDEGRVVIPDVLANAGGVMVSYVEWKQDRVTELFTEEEVIREMYNKMEASCEKVFESYFKEGLSGIRNTCYVHALKRLFLLHYRHGKLY; encoded by the coding sequence ATGACCGTAACAGACACACAAGCGATGATTCAGCGCATTATGGATCAGCTGTATGAGGATGAAACGATCCTCCCGCAGGAGAGCGGCGACACGAGAAAGCGGCTGTTTGAATCCGGTAAGGAAATCCTCACCACTACGGACAAGGTCATCAAAAGCTACATTCGCGTTACGCGGGATGACCGTTCCATTGAACGGGTTCCGGCATACCGCATTCAACACAATAACATCGCCGGTTTTTACAAGGGAGGAATCCGCTATAACGAGGTGGTCAATGAACAGGAGGTAGAAAACCTCGCTGTCCTGATGACCTTGAAGAACGCCTTGCATGATCTGCCATACGGCGGTGCGAAGGGAGGTGTGGTCATTTCCCCGGATCGGTATTCGGATCGGGAACTGTACATGATTGCTAAAAAGTACGTGCAGCGTTTCGTTCCGGATATTGGACCGACGCACGATATTCCTGCGCCTGACATGGGCACCAATGATCAGACCATGGACTGGATGGTGGGTGAGTACAAGACCATCAAACCGGGAGAAAACTATCTCGGTGCCTTCACAGGAAAAAGCGTGGAAAACGGGGGTGCCAAAGGCCGGCGGGAATCCACCGGCAAGGGTACATACCGCAGCTACTTATGGCTGTTGGATACGTGGACCCGCCGGACAAACCGTACGTCCGTCAAAGAAGGTGTTCACCAGAAGCAGTATGACACGTTGAAGTCACTTTTGGACAAAAACGACAGCGGTTCAGCGATTACTGTGGCTGTGCAGGGGTTTGGTAATGTGGGATCCGTTGCAGCCGAAATGGCAGATCAGTGCGACCGTCTGAATCATCGGGTAGTAGCCGTCAGCGATCAATATGTCACCTTGTTTCATGAAGACGGGCTCGATGTACAGGCGCTTGCTCGCTACCAAATAAAACGGCGTCATTTACCTGTGACGGAAGCTGAACTCCAGGAAGCGGATATCAAGGCAACGATCCGGGACCGTAATGACCTGGTCTATCTGGACGTGGATGTGCTTATTCTTGCAGCCATTGAAGACGTAGTGAATGAAAATAACGTCGATCAAGTCCCGGCCAAAGTGTTTGTGGAGGGGGCGAACGCACCGATTGATAGCGTTGCTGATACGATACTGCATGATGAAGGGCGTGTCGTCATTCCGGACGTGTTGGCCAATGCCGGCGGGGTCATGGTCTCCTATGTGGAATGGAAGCAGGACCGGGTGACGGAACTCTTTACGGAAGAAGAAGTCATTCGCGAAATGTACAACAAAATGGAAGCGAGCTGTGAAAAGGTGTTTGAATCCTATTTCAAAGAAGGCCTTTCCGGGATCCGCAATACCTGTTATGTCCACGCGTTAAAGCGATTGTTCCTCCTTCATTACCGGCATGGGAAATTGTATTAA
- a CDS encoding UbiX family flavin prenyltransferase, whose product MSGSTGPIYGIRLLEVLKELGIETHLILSEWGEKTITIETDYKVDEVKALATYVHPATNQAAVISSGSFKTDAMVIVPCSMKTLSAVAHGYADNLVSRAADVVLKERRKLIMVPRETPLSDIHLENMLKLSRMGVVMMPPMPAFYNKPESILDMVDHTVSRLLDQLDIDNHLTRRWLEKEEE is encoded by the coding sequence ATGTCCGGCTCGACCGGACCGATTTACGGTATCCGCCTGCTTGAGGTATTAAAGGAGTTAGGGATCGAAACGCACTTGATCTTGAGTGAGTGGGGCGAAAAGACCATCACCATTGAAACGGACTACAAAGTGGACGAAGTAAAGGCACTGGCCACATACGTACATCCGGCGACGAATCAGGCAGCAGTCATTTCAAGTGGCTCTTTTAAGACCGACGCGATGGTGATTGTCCCTTGCAGCATGAAGACCTTGAGTGCCGTGGCTCACGGCTATGCGGACAATCTTGTGTCCCGGGCGGCGGACGTGGTGTTAAAAGAACGACGGAAACTGATCATGGTCCCAAGAGAAACCCCGTTAAGCGATATCCATCTCGAAAATATGCTGAAGCTCTCCCGGATGGGCGTGGTGATGATGCCACCGATGCCGGCGTTTTACAATAAACCGGAGAGCATCCTCGACATGGTGGATCACACGGTTTCAAGGCTGCTCGATCAGCTGGATATCGACAACCACCTCACGAGAAGGTGGCTTGAGAAAGAAGAGGAATAA